A genomic window from Pseudomonadales bacterium includes:
- the dnaK gene encoding molecular chaperone DnaK, with the protein MGKVIGIDLGTTNSCVAVLEGKDAKVIENSEGDRTTPSIVAYTEDGEILVGQSAKRQAVTNPSNTLFAVKRLIGRKFNDAVVQKDIKMVPYKIVQAKNGDAWIDVKSEQLAPPQISAEVLKKMKKTAEEYLGETVTEAVITVPAYFDDSQRQATKDAGRIAGLEVKRIINEPTAAALAYGLDKKRGDSKIVVYDLGGGTFDVSIIEIAEIDGEHQFEVLSTNGDTFLGGEDFDLRVIDYLADEFKKANGVDLHSDPLALQRLKEAAEKAKIELSNSQQTEINLPYITADKSGPKHLVMKLTRAKLESLVEDLVERTMGPCKTALSDAGMSVSDLNEVILVGGQTRMPLVQAKVKEFFGKEPRKDVNPDEAVAVGAAIQAAVLSGEVKDVLLLDVTPLSLGIETLGGVMSVLIEKNTTIPTKKQQVFSTADDNQTAVTIHVLQGERKQAAQNKSLGRFDLADIPPAPRGMPQVEVSFDLDANGILNVSAKDKATGKKQSIVIKASSGLSDEEIDQMVRDAEAHSEEDARFEEMVGLRNQADGLIHAARKTVKDAGDQASEEEKSAIESAASALEESIKGSDKADIEAKIQALSEASASLAQKMYAAQAEQAGADGAGDAGTDSNPDDNTVDAEFEEVKDDDKKN; encoded by the coding sequence ATGGGTAAAGTCATCGGCATAGACCTCGGCACCACCAATTCCTGTGTGGCCGTGCTGGAAGGCAAGGATGCCAAGGTCATAGAGAATTCAGAGGGTGATCGCACCACCCCGTCCATCGTCGCCTACACGGAAGACGGTGAAATCCTGGTGGGGCAGAGCGCCAAGCGTCAGGCCGTGACCAATCCCAGCAATACGCTGTTTGCGGTGAAGCGTCTCATCGGCCGCAAGTTCAACGACGCCGTGGTCCAGAAAGACATCAAGATGGTGCCTTACAAGATCGTCCAGGCGAAAAACGGTGATGCCTGGATCGATGTGAAGAGCGAACAGCTTGCTCCCCCGCAGATTTCGGCCGAAGTGCTGAAAAAGATGAAAAAGACCGCGGAGGAGTATCTGGGCGAAACCGTCACAGAAGCCGTGATCACGGTGCCCGCTTACTTTGACGATTCTCAGCGTCAGGCAACCAAGGATGCCGGACGTATCGCGGGCCTCGAGGTGAAGCGGATCATCAACGAGCCGACCGCGGCGGCCCTGGCATATGGTCTGGACAAGAAGCGCGGCGACAGCAAGATCGTGGTCTATGACCTCGGTGGTGGCACCTTCGACGTCTCTATCATCGAGATAGCCGAAATCGATGGCGAGCATCAGTTCGAAGTGCTTTCCACCAATGGCGACACCTTCCTCGGTGGCGAAGACTTCGACCTGCGCGTGATCGACTACCTGGCGGATGAATTCAAGAAGGCCAACGGGGTGGATCTGCACAGCGATCCGCTGGCGCTGCAGAGACTGAAGGAAGCGGCCGAGAAAGCCAAGATCGAGCTGTCCAACAGCCAGCAGACCGAAATCAATCTGCCCTATATCACCGCAGACAAGTCCGGCCCCAAACATCTGGTGATGAAGCTCACCCGAGCCAAGCTCGAGTCTCTGGTAGAGGATCTGGTCGAGCGCACCATGGGGCCATGCAAGACGGCGCTGTCCGATGCCGGCATGTCGGTGTCGGATCTCAATGAAGTCATCCTTGTCGGTGGCCAGACCCGGATGCCGCTGGTGCAGGCCAAGGTGAAGGAGTTCTTCGGCAAGGAACCTCGCAAGGACGTCAACCCGGACGAGGCAGTGGCGGTAGGCGCAGCCATCCAGGCCGCGGTGCTGTCCGGTGAAGTCAAGGACGTGCTGCTGCTCGATGTCACCCCCCTGTCCCTGGGCATCGAGACCCTCGGTGGTGTGATGAGCGTGCTGATCGAGAAAAACACCACCATTCCCACCAAGAAACAGCAGGTGTTTTCCACCGCGGATGACAATCAGACCGCGGTGACCATTCATGTGCTGCAGGGTGAACGCAAGCAGGCAGCACAGAACAAGTCGCTGGGACGATTCGATCTCGCAGACATCCCGCCGGCACCCCGGGGCATGCCTCAGGTCGAGGTGAGTTTCGATCTCGATGCCAACGGTATCCTGAACGTATCCGCCAAGGACAAAGCGACCGGCAAAAAACAGTCTATTGTGATCAAAGCCTCCTCCGGACTTTCCGATGAGGAGATCGATCAGATGGTTCGGGATGCCGAGGCGCACTCCGAGGAAGACGCCCGCTTCGAAGAGATGGTGGGCCTGCGCAATCAGGCGGATGGCCTGATTCATGCGGCGCGTAAAACCGTGAAAGATGCGGGCGACCAGGCGAGCGAGGAAGAAAAATCGGCCATCGAGTCTGCGGCCAGTGCTCTGGAGGAGTCGATCAAGGGATCGGACAAGGCAGATATCGAGGCCAAGATACAGGCGCTGTCCGAAGCCTCGGCGTCGCTGGCCCAGAAGATGTACGCTGCCCAGGCAGAGCAGGCAGGCGCGGACGGTGCCGGTGATGCAGGAACAGACAGTAATCCGGACGACAATACCGTGGATGCGGAGTTCGAAGAGGTCAAGGACGACGATAAGAAGAACTAA
- the grpE gene encoding nucleotide exchange factor GrpE: MADQPTGADAEPNLTDPAADPTAQGTESGPDASPVQDAPLDPEALAAHLAEMEAQLAEARDQALRWQAESENSRRRAAREVENAHKFALEKFTGELLPVLDSLEKAVDVARSASDATEGAAAEGAAAIAEGVELSLKLFRAVLEKSGVTLIDPLGEPFDPQVHEAMAMVENPDVEPNTVIDVMARGYSLNGRLVRAAMVIVSKNTG, from the coding sequence ATGGCCGACCAACCTACCGGCGCCGACGCCGAACCCAATCTGACCGACCCGGCTGCTGATCCGACAGCGCAAGGGACTGAGTCCGGTCCCGATGCGTCTCCCGTCCAGGATGCGCCTCTGGACCCCGAGGCGCTTGCCGCGCACCTGGCCGAGATGGAAGCACAGCTCGCCGAGGCGCGGGATCAGGCGTTGCGCTGGCAGGCAGAATCCGAAAACAGCCGCCGCCGCGCCGCCCGTGAAGTCGAGAATGCCCACAAGTTCGCTCTGGAGAAGTTCACTGGCGAGCTGCTGCCGGTACTCGACAGCCTTGAAAAGGCCGTCGATGTCGCGCGCTCGGCGAGTGATGCGACCGAGGGTGCCGCAGCGGAGGGTGCAGCAGCCATAGCGGAAGGGGTGGAACTGTCTCTCAAGCTGTTTCGTGCGGTGCTGGAGAAGTCCGGGGTGACCCTGATCGATCCCCTCGGCGAACCCTTTGATCCCCAGGTGCATGAGGCCATGGCGATGGTGGAAAACCCCGACGTCGAGCCGAATACCGTGATTGATGTGATGGCCAGGGGCTATTCACTGAACGGCCGGCTGGTCCGGGCCGCCATGGTGATTGTCAGTAAAAACACCGGCTGA
- the hrcA gene encoding heat-inducible transcriptional repressor HrcA, which translates to MVDAVNDRAQTLFKMLVECYLADGVPVPSKRLASHPGVKVSSATIRNIMSELESRGLVRSPHTSAGKIPTNQGLRFFVDSLLRVEPLDEEKVQHLEHQLSPDLSPDELITKASSLLSRITQMTCLISLPRRDHVALRLVEFLPLSGDRVLVILVLNDREVQNRVIHTEREYSEVELTQAANFINREFGGLSLMSIRAALLASMQDDKDRMDTMMQSALDMASQVFVGTGEGENERRVVVSGEDRLLRTSLDDSVILSLFDAFSRKGSILHLLDRALDSDGIQLFIGEESGYELFDDVSVVTAPYEVGGRFAGVLGVVGPTRMAYQDVIPVVDVTARVLGAAISQS; encoded by the coding sequence ATGGTAGATGCGGTTAACGATCGCGCGCAGACGCTGTTCAAAATGCTGGTGGAGTGCTATCTGGCCGACGGCGTGCCGGTGCCCTCCAAGCGGCTCGCCTCCCACCCTGGCGTGAAAGTCAGTTCGGCGACGATCCGCAACATCATGAGCGAGCTGGAATCCCGTGGCCTTGTACGTTCGCCCCACACCTCCGCCGGGAAGATTCCGACCAATCAGGGGTTGCGGTTTTTTGTCGATTCCCTGCTCAGGGTGGAGCCGCTCGATGAAGAGAAGGTCCAGCATCTGGAGCATCAGCTCAGCCCCGATCTGTCCCCGGATGAGCTGATCACCAAGGCATCGAGTCTGCTCTCCCGGATCACCCAGATGACCTGTCTGATCTCGCTGCCGCGCCGGGATCATGTGGCGCTGCGCCTGGTGGAGTTTCTGCCCCTGTCCGGCGACCGGGTGCTGGTGATCCTGGTGCTCAACGACCGGGAAGTGCAGAACCGGGTGATCCACACTGAGCGGGAGTACTCGGAAGTGGAGCTGACCCAGGCGGCCAACTTCATCAACCGCGAATTTGGCGGATTGTCACTGATGAGCATCCGTGCCGCGCTGCTGGCCAGCATGCAGGACGACAAGGATCGGATGGACACCATGATGCAATCGGCGCTGGACATGGCATCCCAGGTGTTCGTCGGAACCGGGGAAGGGGAAAATGAGCGTCGGGTCGTGGTCTCCGGAGAAGATCGTCTGCTGCGGACGAGTCTGGACGACAGTGTGATCCTCAGTCTCTTCGACGCTTTCTCCCGGAAGGGCAGCATTCTCCACCTGCTCGATCGCGCGCTGGACAGTGACGGCATTCAGCTGTTCATCGGCGAAGAGTCCGGTTATGAGCTCTTCGATGATGTCAGCGTGGTGACCGCGCCCTACGAAGTCGGTGGCCGTTTCGCCGGTGTTCTGGGCGTGGTCGGTCCGACTCGAATGGCCTATCAGGACGTGATTCCCGTGGTCGATGTGACCGCCCGGGTGCTTGGCGCCGCGATCAGCCAGTCCTGA
- the recN gene encoding DNA repair protein RecN, with amino-acid sequence MLKTLSVRNFALVDALEIHFGPGLTVVTGESGAGKSILLGALGLVLGERASTDMIRPGTSRAEVNAEFDLSAISSLREGLQALELDDPDQPNRALVRRVVSEDGRSRAFLNGSPVTLQVLRELTGNLIDVHGQHENQRLAEPETQLSLLDDFGVDSGDLSACRDAFRAWKSALARLDALQQSVSSQEDRASLLSYQLEELSQENPRAGEFEQIESSHKRLTQAQHLKDIVSRTQSEIDESTVFGHALRQLERIDDDHPALNAARDALSAIVDLSSDVLRELRDYEDTLDGDPKALEFMEERLAALHTLARKHRVEPERLPELMAQLQAELDGLSTDRSTLAELAAAAAVQEAEYRKRAARISRQRRAAADRFASGVSECMNTLGIQGGALVLNFEDRESEHGLEGVEFYCITNPKYPPASLARIASGGERSRISLAIQIVAARSSQLPSLILDEADVGVGGTTADVVGRLLRALAGHTQVICVTHAPQVAALGQHHLRVHKGSEQDTRIQQLDHDHRVDELARMLAGSGITDKSRDYARTLLAEAADAVPLAT; translated from the coding sequence ATGCTGAAAACACTCAGTGTTCGAAATTTCGCCCTGGTGGACGCCCTGGAGATCCACTTCGGTCCGGGACTGACGGTGGTGACCGGTGAATCCGGAGCTGGCAAGTCCATTCTCCTCGGCGCGCTGGGCCTGGTCCTGGGTGAGCGTGCCAGCACGGACATGATTCGCCCCGGCACTTCCCGGGCTGAAGTAAACGCTGAATTCGATCTGTCCGCCATCAGCAGCCTTCGCGAAGGCCTGCAGGCACTCGAACTCGATGACCCGGATCAGCCCAACCGTGCGCTGGTACGCCGGGTAGTCAGCGAGGACGGCCGCTCCCGGGCCTTTCTCAATGGCAGCCCGGTCACACTCCAGGTACTGCGCGAACTCACCGGCAATCTCATCGATGTGCACGGTCAGCATGAAAACCAGCGTCTTGCCGAGCCGGAAACCCAGCTATCACTGCTCGACGACTTCGGCGTAGACAGCGGCGACCTCAGTGCCTGCCGCGATGCTTTCCGGGCCTGGAAGTCGGCGCTTGCCCGACTCGACGCGCTGCAGCAATCGGTCAGCAGCCAGGAAGATCGCGCATCCCTGCTGAGCTACCAGCTCGAAGAGCTGAGTCAGGAGAACCCCAGGGCAGGGGAGTTCGAACAGATAGAAAGCAGCCACAAACGCCTGACCCAGGCCCAGCATCTCAAGGACATCGTCAGCCGCACCCAGTCCGAGATCGATGAATCCACCGTTTTCGGCCATGCCCTGCGGCAGCTCGAACGCATAGACGACGATCATCCGGCGCTCAACGCCGCCCGGGACGCCCTCTCCGCCATCGTCGACCTGAGCTCAGACGTCCTGCGGGAGCTGCGCGACTACGAAGACACCCTCGATGGCGATCCGAAAGCGCTGGAATTCATGGAGGAACGCCTGGCCGCCCTGCATACCCTGGCCCGCAAGCACCGTGTGGAGCCGGAGCGGCTGCCCGAACTGATGGCGCAACTCCAGGCGGAACTGGATGGTCTGTCGACCGACCGCTCGACGCTGGCCGAGCTGGCCGCAGCAGCAGCCGTCCAGGAGGCCGAATACCGCAAGCGGGCGGCCCGGATCAGCAGACAGCGGCGGGCTGCGGCCGACAGATTCGCCAGTGGAGTGAGCGAATGCATGAACACTCTGGGTATCCAGGGTGGCGCTCTGGTCCTGAACTTCGAAGACCGAGAATCGGAGCACGGGCTCGAAGGTGTGGAGTTCTACTGCATCACCAACCCCAAATACCCCCCTGCCTCCCTCGCCCGCATCGCATCGGGTGGTGAGCGGTCACGCATCAGTCTGGCGATTCAGATCGTGGCCGCCCGCAGCAGCCAGCTGCCGAGCCTGATCCTCGATGAAGCGGACGTGGGGGTGGGCGGTACTACCGCGGATGTGGTCGGACGACTGCTGCGCGCGCTGGCCGGTCACACCCAGGTGATCTGTGTCACCCACGCGCCTCAGGTTGCCGCGCTGGGTCAGCACCACTTGCGGGTCCACAAGGGCAGCGAGCAGGACACCCGCATCCAGCAGCTCGATCACGATCACAGGGTCGACGAGCTCGCCCGTATGCTCGCCGGCTCGGGAATCACCGACAAATCAAGGGACTACGCCCGCACACTGCTGGCTGAAGCCGCAGACGCCGTACCCCTGGCGACCTGA
- a CDS encoding outer membrane protein assembly factor BamE: MRLLVPTLIVVALLLNACSVPKLRMPRVYKQTVQQGNVITQDMVDQLRPGMSRTQVAFIMGEPVFRSAFNDDRWDFIYTIEIPGVLNQAQRLSLFFIEDALTYMTGDVVPSRFIAVPTPAAAPDTGESGPAEAVSEPEAAAG; this comes from the coding sequence ATGCGCCTGCTCGTCCCCACACTCATCGTTGTCGCCCTGCTGCTCAATGCCTGCAGTGTGCCGAAGCTGCGGATGCCGCGGGTCTATAAACAGACCGTGCAGCAGGGCAACGTCATCACTCAGGACATGGTCGATCAGCTGCGACCCGGCATGAGCCGCACCCAGGTCGCCTTCATCATGGGTGAGCCGGTGTTTCGCAGTGCGTTCAACGACGATCGCTGGGATTTCATCTACACCATCGAGATCCCCGGAGTACTGAATCAGGCCCAGAGACTCAGCCTGTTCTTCATTGAAGACGCCCTCACGTACATGACAGGCGATGTGGTACCGAGCCGGTTCATTGCCGTTCCCACTCCCGCAGCGGCCCCGGATACCGGCGAGAGCGGACCGGCGGAAGCCGTCAGCGAGCCTGAGGCCGCTGCCGGCTAG
- a CDS encoding RnfH family protein, producing MHIEVIYALADHQHLVHVELPVGATVAEALAAVSRMAPFSGLDLQGDNIGVFGRRVSHSTALQPGDRVEIYRPLLNDPRQARLQRASRQRPQAR from the coding sequence ATGCACATCGAGGTGATCTACGCCCTGGCCGATCACCAGCATCTGGTGCATGTGGAGCTTCCGGTCGGAGCGACCGTTGCTGAAGCACTGGCAGCCGTCTCGCGGATGGCGCCTTTTTCCGGGCTCGATCTCCAGGGCGACAACATTGGCGTGTTCGGCCGCAGGGTGAGCCATTCGACAGCTCTGCAGCCGGGTGATCGGGTGGAGATTTATCGCCCGCTGCTGAACGATCCGAGGCAGGCACGTCTGCAGCGGGCTAGCCGGCAGCGGCCTCAGGCTCGCTGA
- a CDS encoding sodium-dependent transporter: MSESTESKHGMWSNRWLFVLAAAGSAVGLGNIWKFPYIAGENGGGAFVLLYLLCVGFVGIPIMMAEVLIGREGRQSPINTMRALIKQHHRNPAWVLIGWSGVIAGFLILSYYVVIAGWSLFYIWQMASGALHGATASTADQIFSDFLADPWQLIFWQTLFMVATVFIIARGVISGIETAIRWFMPALFVLLLVLLGYAVTSDGWAQGWEFMFRFDFDALSTDSVLIAMGQAFFTLSLGMGAIMAYGAYLPSGTSIGFSVTTIALLDTLVAVAAGLAIFPIVFANGLEPGQGPGLMFVTVPLAFGNMPLGALFGTAFFVLVSFAAITSAISISEPALAYLVEEYNAKRARVAISLGVISWVLGIGTVLSFNHWAEVHIVGTLTFFDFVDFVSQNVMLPLGGMFIALFAAWGLPKTVIGAQLRIHSGFMAVVWKLLCGVVAPAAVLTVFLATVFG, translated from the coding sequence ATGTCAGAGAGCACCGAATCGAAGCATGGCATGTGGTCGAATCGCTGGCTGTTTGTGCTGGCCGCTGCCGGTTCCGCCGTCGGTCTCGGCAACATCTGGAAATTTCCCTATATTGCGGGTGAAAACGGCGGCGGTGCCTTCGTTCTGCTCTATCTGCTGTGTGTAGGCTTTGTCGGTATTCCGATCATGATGGCCGAGGTGCTGATCGGCCGGGAAGGCCGCCAGAGTCCCATCAACACCATGCGAGCGCTCATCAAGCAGCATCACCGTAATCCGGCCTGGGTTCTGATCGGCTGGTCGGGTGTGATCGCCGGTTTTCTGATCCTCTCCTACTACGTGGTCATCGCCGGCTGGTCGCTCTTCTACATCTGGCAGATGGCCAGCGGAGCGCTCCACGGAGCGACTGCCTCGACTGCAGACCAGATATTCAGTGACTTCCTGGCAGATCCCTGGCAGCTGATCTTCTGGCAGACCCTGTTCATGGTGGCCACGGTATTCATCATTGCCCGGGGTGTGATCAGCGGTATCGAAACCGCGATCCGCTGGTTCATGCCCGCGCTGTTTGTGCTGCTGCTGGTGTTGCTCGGATACGCAGTTACCTCGGATGGCTGGGCCCAGGGCTGGGAATTCATGTTCCGTTTCGATTTCGACGCCCTGTCTACGGATTCCGTCCTGATTGCCATGGGTCAGGCTTTCTTTACTCTGAGCCTGGGCATGGGGGCGATCATGGCCTATGGCGCGTACCTGCCGAGCGGTACCTCCATCGGTTTTTCTGTGACCACCATTGCACTGCTGGACACGCTGGTGGCGGTCGCGGCGGGGCTGGCAATATTTCCCATTGTTTTTGCCAACGGTCTCGAACCCGGCCAGGGGCCTGGGCTGATGTTTGTCACCGTCCCCCTCGCCTTCGGCAATATGCCGTTGGGTGCCCTGTTCGGCACGGCGTTTTTTGTGCTCGTCAGTTTTGCTGCGATTACGTCCGCGATTTCGATCAGTGAGCCGGCACTCGCTTACCTGGTCGAGGAATACAACGCGAAGCGCGCCCGGGTAGCCATCTCGCTGGGTGTCATCAGCTGGGTGCTGGGTATCGGTACCGTACTGTCATTCAATCACTGGGCCGAGGTGCACATTGTCGGCACGCTGACCTTCTTCGATTTTGTCGACTTCGTATCCCAGAACGTGATGCTGCCGCTGGGCGGCATGTTCATCGCTCTGTTTGCAGCCTGGGGGCTGCCAAAAACCGTGATCGGCGCCCAGTTGCGGATTCACAGTGGCTTCATGGCTGTGGTCTGGAAGCTGCTGTGCGGTGTGGTCGCACCTGCGGCCGTGCTGACCGTATTCCTGGCAACGGTGTTCGGCTGA
- the smpB gene encoding SsrA-binding protein SmpB yields MKKTGGKKPSTTIALNKRARHDYALEERFEAGLVLQGWEVKAIRAGKVQLTDSYVLLRNGEAWLIGANISPLVSASTHVIADPQRTRKLLLHEKELARLFVATQQKGYACVVTAMYWKGSRVKCEVALGKGKKLHDKRATDRDRDWERQKDRLMKHG; encoded by the coding sequence ATGAAAAAAACCGGCGGCAAGAAACCATCGACCACCATCGCGCTGAACAAACGCGCACGTCACGACTATGCACTGGAGGAGCGCTTCGAGGCGGGACTGGTGCTTCAGGGGTGGGAAGTGAAGGCGATCCGGGCGGGTAAGGTCCAGCTCACCGACAGCTATGTGCTGTTGCGCAACGGCGAGGCCTGGCTGATCGGCGCCAATATCTCCCCTCTGGTCAGCGCATCAACCCACGTCATCGCCGACCCCCAGCGGACCCGGAAACTGCTGCTGCATGAAAAGGAACTGGCGCGGCTGTTTGTGGCGACTCAGCAGAAAGGCTACGCCTGTGTGGTCACGGCCATGTACTGGAAAGGCAGCCGGGTGAAATGCGAAGTAGCGCTCGGCAAAGGAAAGAAGCTGCACGACAAACGCGCCACCGACCGGGACCGGGACTGGGAACGGCAGAAGGATCGCCTGATGAAGCATGGCTGA
- the ribH gene encoding 6,7-dimethyl-8-ribityllumazine synthase gives MAKTVVDLTGLPTIDRPGRIEILKSKWYPDVVDNLAVTCERVLRERGFAEVTAHTLPGSLELPLAAADLLATDSGKEIDAIICFGVILKGETLHFEMITSECMRGLAQVMLQYRRPVIVEVLPVLDIEHARARAADDEFNKGYEAAAAAIEMIAWRRGIGA, from the coding sequence ATGGCAAAAACCGTGGTAGATCTCACCGGGTTACCGACCATCGACCGACCGGGGCGCATCGAAATTCTCAAGTCCAAGTGGTACCCGGACGTCGTCGACAATCTGGCAGTTACCTGTGAGCGGGTGCTCAGGGAAAGAGGCTTCGCTGAGGTGACAGCGCACACGCTGCCTGGTTCGCTGGAGCTGCCCCTGGCCGCTGCCGATCTGCTGGCGACCGACAGCGGTAAAGAGATCGACGCCATCATCTGCTTCGGTGTCATTCTCAAAGGTGAGACGCTGCATTTCGAGATGATCACCAGTGAGTGCATGCGGGGCCTGGCCCAGGTGATGCTGCAGTACAGACGGCCGGTGATCGTCGAGGTGCTGCCGGTGCTCGACATCGAACATGCCCGGGCGCGGGCCGCCGACGATGAGTTCAATAAGGGCTATGAAGCTGCGGCAGCTGCGATCGAGATGATCGCCTGGCGGCGGGGGATCGGTGCCTGA
- a CDS encoding inorganic pyrophosphatase, whose translation MTDFIKWRPHPWHGLESGSDGQGRIDAFIEITPFDLVKYEVDKATGYLRVDRPNKTSSLPPTLYGFVPRTYCGERVRALMPEANCGDGDPLDICVISERPIARAEVILTARVVGGLPMLDGGEADDKIIAVLAKDEIWKNVRDIKDLPEQMVSRLRHYFTTYKTLPGEDHTVSVGHAYSRAHALKVIEAALADYEEEYQPSAG comes from the coding sequence ATGACCGATTTCATCAAATGGCGCCCGCACCCCTGGCACGGCCTGGAGTCCGGCTCGGATGGCCAGGGACGTATCGATGCATTCATCGAAATCACTCCCTTTGACCTCGTGAAATACGAAGTCGACAAGGCCACCGGCTATCTGCGGGTGGATCGACCCAACAAAACCTCATCCCTGCCACCAACGCTGTACGGCTTCGTGCCGCGCACCTACTGCGGAGAGCGGGTCCGGGCCCTGATGCCGGAGGCGAACTGCGGAGACGGCGATCCACTCGACATCTGTGTGATCAGCGAACGGCCCATTGCCCGCGCAGAGGTCATTCTCACCGCCAGGGTGGTGGGTGGACTGCCGATGCTCGATGGCGGCGAGGCCGACGACAAGATCATCGCGGTGCTGGCCAAGGATGAGATCTGGAAAAATGTCCGGGACATCAAGGACCTTCCTGAACAGATGGTCTCGCGACTGCGCCACTACTTCACCACCTATAAGACATTGCCCGGAGAAGACCACACGGTGTCTGTCGGACACGCCTACTCCAGAGCCCATGCCCTGAAGGTTATAGAAGCTGCGCTGGCCGACTACGAAGAGGAATATCAGCCTTCCGCCGGCTGA
- a CDS encoding Hsp20 family protein, whose product MATLELSPLFRSTPGFSRPFDSAEPALRVLAGGYPAYNLLRTGDDNYRISIAVPGYRRQDLSIEVRGSVLRVAGVPADMEDNQLLYRGIDTPSFERAFQLAEHVQVCGARFEDGLLHVDLARQIPEELKPRKIQIRAVSSDTETAQESAHKLVQDTPAPDTSAAA is encoded by the coding sequence ATGGCTACACTTGAACTGTCTCCCCTGTTCCGGTCCACCCCCGGATTTTCCCGTCCGTTCGATTCAGCGGAGCCCGCTCTGCGCGTGCTCGCCGGCGGCTACCCGGCGTACAACCTGCTGAGAACGGGCGATGATAACTATCGAATCAGCATCGCCGTGCCCGGCTACCGCCGGCAGGATCTTTCGATCGAAGTCCGCGGCTCGGTACTGCGGGTCGCCGGTGTCCCTGCTGATATGGAAGACAATCAGCTGCTCTATCGCGGTATCGACACCCCGTCATTCGAGCGTGCATTCCAGCTCGCCGAACATGTGCAGGTCTGCGGAGCGCGCTTTGAAGACGGATTGCTGCATGTCGACCTGGCCCGTCAGATCCCCGAAGAGCTCAAACCGAGGAAGATCCAGATCCGTGCAGTGTCTTCGGACACTGAGACGGCGCAGGAATCTGCACATAAGCTGGTGCAGGACACGCCCGCACCGGACACTTCCGCAGCCGCCTGA
- a CDS encoding DUF2799 domain-containing protein produces MSLRAFPQTLLICCAIPAVSGCAAVPVEQCAGQNWYQRGYADAAAGASTGRFLDYHNGCTLHGITPGRTSYLAGWTDARAAATP; encoded by the coding sequence GTGTCCCTGCGTGCCTTCCCTCAAACGCTGCTCATCTGCTGCGCCATTCCGGCGGTGAGCGGCTGCGCCGCGGTACCCGTTGAACAATGCGCCGGTCAGAACTGGTACCAGCGCGGCTACGCGGATGCCGCCGCGGGAGCAAGCACTGGCCGATTCCTCGACTATCACAACGGCTGCACCCTGCACGGTATCACTCCGGGACGCACAAGCTATCTCGCCGGCTGGACCGACGCACGGGCTGCAGCCACACCCTGA
- a CDS encoding caspase family protein yields the protein MARGISLHIGVNIVDGNHYVGIEDLSFCEADAISMQALAEKQGFETQLLLSKQATRGRVTEAIERAAAELESGDIFLITYAGHGSSVPDINRDESREKRRGAKLDRKDETWCLYDAQQVDDERGQLWSRFKKGVRICILSDSCHSGTAARGSADIVPHPQGFKKRSVSRTSADATYTKNRAFYDSLQRDPEKIEADLLLLSGCQDHEESGEDSEIGHGNFTFALMDLWQDGGFEGTYADLHKAIREYMPEWQNPNIYPDRSPLKKEKPFTI from the coding sequence ATGGCACGAGGCATCTCACTGCACATCGGCGTAAATATCGTGGACGGCAATCACTATGTGGGCATCGAAGATCTCAGCTTCTGCGAAGCGGATGCGATTTCCATGCAGGCACTTGCCGAAAAGCAGGGATTCGAAACACAGCTGCTGCTGTCGAAACAGGCCACCCGTGGGCGTGTTACAGAAGCTATCGAACGCGCAGCAGCCGAACTCGAATCCGGCGATATCTTTCTGATCACCTATGCGGGCCATGGCAGCTCTGTACCGGATATCAACCGTGATGAAAGCCGGGAAAAGCGCAGAGGCGCGAAACTCGATCGTAAAGATGAGACCTGGTGCCTCTACGATGCACAGCAGGTGGATGATGAACGCGGCCAGCTCTGGAGCAGGTTCAAAAAAGGGGTGCGCATCTGCATTCTGTCTGACTCCTGCCACAGTGGCACAGCCGCAAGAGGCAGCGCCGATATTGTGCCGCATCCGCAGGGCTTCAAGAAGCGATCGGTATCACGGACCTCCGCGGACGCCACCTACACAAAGAACAGAGCTTTCTACGACAGCCTGCAACGCGACCCCGAAAAGATCGAGGCCGATCTGCTGCTGCTCTCTGGTTGCCAGGACCACGAAGAGTCAGGCGAGGATTCGGAAATCGGGCACGGCAATTTCACCTTCGCGCTGATGGATCTGTGGCAGGACGGCGGCTTCGAAGGCACTTACGCCGATCTGCACAAAGCCATCCGGGAGTACATGCCCGAATGGCAGAATCCCAACATTTACCCTGACCGATCTCCGCTGAAGAAGGAAAAGCCGTTCACGATCTGA